In the genome of Paenibacillus pabuli, one region contains:
- the nikR gene encoding nickel-responsive transcriptional regulator NikR, producing the protein MADKEDLTRFGVAFPTPLIEQFDSYIEEQGYKNRSEAFRDLVRKTLLEPSALHSEQDVAGTIVMVYDHHISDLPIRLMELQHEAHHDIISNMHVHLNHDQCLEVIAVRGNLGRLRHLHQQIQVQKGVLYAELSVTYVDELNKMAGHHSHDHSHSRNHDFNHNS; encoded by the coding sequence ATGGCAGACAAAGAAGACTTGACCCGGTTCGGTGTGGCATTTCCAACGCCTCTGATCGAACAGTTTGACAGCTATATCGAAGAGCAGGGATACAAAAACCGTTCGGAAGCTTTCCGTGATTTGGTCCGCAAAACATTGCTGGAGCCCTCTGCATTGCATTCCGAGCAGGACGTAGCCGGAACCATAGTGATGGTGTATGACCACCATATCAGTGATCTCCCTATAAGACTGATGGAACTGCAGCACGAGGCACACCATGACATCATCTCCAATATGCATGTGCACCTGAACCATGATCAGTGTTTGGAGGTGATAGCAGTGCGAGGCAACTTAGGACGATTGCGTCATCTGCATCAGCAGATCCAGGTTCAAAAAGGTGTACTGTATGCAGAGCTATCCGTAACGTATGTGGATGAGCTGAACAAAATGGCAGGCCACCACAGTCACGATCACAGTCATAGTCGCAATCATGATTTTAACCACAATTCTTAA
- a CDS encoding ABC transporter substrate-binding protein yields MRGFSWGKQSVRAGVVILLICTVGLSGCAQGSSSATETVQQAASLPKDELVLAVGTEPEGGFDPTTGWGQYGSPLFQSTLMKRDAKLQLVNDLATNHSVSEDGLTWTVTLRDDVKFSDGEPLTAEDVRFTFETAAKSGSVIDLTNMADVEAPDATTVVFTLKSPQSTFMSLLTTLGIVPEHAYGSDYAEHPVGSGPYKLVQWDKGQQAIVEANEQYYGKKSTFHKLTFLYLDEDAAFAAAQAGTVDIAAIPAAFSKQQVNGMKLESVKTVDNRGIMFPMQPAGAKSGDGLPAGNDVTSDISIRKAVNVAIDRTALVEGVLEGHGRPAYSVSDDLPWSNPDSVFADANIDEAKRILADGGWVDTDGDGIVEKNGTKAEFNLLYFAGDLTRQSLALAAADMVAQAGIKVNVEGKSREETKKLAYTNAVLFGWGSHDPLETYNLYSSTHKGEGYYNTGLYSNPTVDHWMQQALKATTEEEALPFWQKAEWDGSTGFSYQGDAPWAWLVNIDHLYLVKNGLDIGEQQIHPHGHGWPVTSNLEEWSWKEETK; encoded by the coding sequence ATGCGCGGATTTTCATGGGGGAAACAATCCGTTAGAGCGGGAGTAGTCATTTTACTAATATGCACAGTTGGACTATCGGGATGTGCGCAAGGATCATCATCAGCAACAGAAACCGTGCAGCAGGCGGCCTCTCTTCCCAAGGACGAACTCGTGCTGGCCGTTGGTACAGAACCGGAAGGTGGATTCGATCCAACGACAGGTTGGGGGCAATACGGTTCGCCACTCTTTCAGAGTACCTTGATGAAAAGGGATGCCAAGCTTCAACTCGTGAATGATTTGGCGACGAATCATTCCGTCAGTGAAGATGGACTAACCTGGACCGTCACACTTCGGGATGATGTAAAATTTTCCGATGGCGAGCCACTGACGGCCGAAGATGTCAGATTTACGTTTGAAACGGCTGCCAAGAGTGGTTCGGTTATCGATTTGACCAATATGGCTGACGTGGAAGCCCCGGATGCGACAACGGTCGTCTTTACATTAAAGTCGCCGCAGTCCACGTTTATGAGTCTTCTGACTACACTGGGTATTGTGCCTGAGCACGCCTATGGTTCGGATTATGCCGAGCATCCGGTTGGGTCTGGTCCATACAAGCTGGTGCAGTGGGATAAGGGCCAGCAGGCAATCGTTGAGGCGAACGAACAATATTACGGGAAAAAGTCCACATTCCATAAACTGACGTTTCTCTATCTGGATGAGGATGCAGCCTTTGCGGCGGCACAAGCCGGAACAGTCGATATCGCAGCGATCCCGGCGGCATTCAGCAAGCAGCAGGTGAACGGCATGAAGCTGGAATCAGTGAAAACAGTCGATAACCGTGGCATCATGTTCCCGATGCAACCCGCAGGTGCGAAGTCTGGTGACGGCCTGCCGGCAGGTAATGATGTTACATCTGACATCTCCATTCGAAAAGCGGTAAATGTGGCGATTGATCGCACTGCATTGGTGGAGGGGGTACTGGAGGGTCATGGTCGTCCGGCCTACTCGGTCAGCGACGACCTGCCGTGGAGCAATCCGGATTCTGTATTTGCAGATGCAAATATAGACGAAGCGAAGCGGATTCTGGCTGATGGCGGATGGGTGGATACAGACGGTGACGGAATTGTCGAGAAGAATGGCACAAAGGCCGAGTTCAATTTGCTTTATTTTGCAGGGGATTTAACGAGACAATCTCTGGCACTGGCTGCTGCGGATATGGTAGCTCAGGCAGGGATTAAGGTCAATGTAGAGGGCAAGAGCCGGGAAGAGACAAAAAAGCTGGCCTATACCAATGCGGTATTATTTGGGTGGGGCAGTCATGATCCGCTGGAGACATACAACCTCTACAGTAGTACCCATAAAGGCGAAGGATATTACAACACGGGATTGTACAGTAATCCAACCGTTGACCACTGGATGCAGCAGGCTCTGAAAGCAACAACGGAAGAAGAGGCACTGCCCTTCTGGCAAAAGGCGGAGTGGGATGGATCGACAGGGTTCAGTTACCAGGGTGATGCACCATGGGCATGGCTGGTGAACATTGATCATCTGTATTTGGTGAAGAATGGTCTGGATATCGGCGAGCAGCAAATTCATCCACATGGTCACGGCTGGCCGGTGACATCCAACCTGGAGGAATGGTCCTGGAAGGAAGAAACGAAATAA
- a CDS encoding ABC transporter permease, producing the protein MEWARFVGFKMLRLLSLLVGVSVVSFILMQFSPVDPVEAYIGGDMIRVSAEQRSLIEERWGLNDSPAERLLTWGQALIQGDLGTSMIYRQPVADIIQERFMNSVALMAVAWVLSGLIGFGLGVVAAMKRDSRLDRLICWYCYTLASTPVFWIALLLLMVFGVWLGWLPIGLGVPAGMSTDQVSWSDRVIHMILPALTLSMTGVAAIALHTRQKLVDVLDSDYILFARARGEQGVQLFRRHGFRHVVLPALTLQFASFSELFGGAVLAEQVFSYPGLGQATVQAGLRGDVPLLLGLVLCSAVFVFTGNLIADILYRLIDPRMKEETIG; encoded by the coding sequence ATGGAATGGGCCAGATTTGTCGGATTTAAAATGCTGCGTCTTTTATCTTTGCTGGTGGGAGTCAGCGTGGTGTCTTTTATATTGATGCAGTTCTCTCCAGTGGACCCGGTTGAGGCCTACATTGGTGGAGATATGATTAGGGTGAGCGCAGAGCAGCGCAGTCTTATTGAGGAACGTTGGGGGCTCAATGATTCACCAGCAGAACGGCTGCTTACTTGGGGACAGGCACTGATTCAGGGTGATCTCGGAACATCGATGATCTATAGACAGCCGGTTGCGGACATCATCCAGGAACGATTCATGAATTCTGTCGCTCTTATGGCGGTGGCATGGGTGTTATCCGGTCTGATTGGATTCGGTCTGGGTGTCGTTGCAGCCATGAAACGGGATTCACGGCTGGATCGTCTGATTTGCTGGTACTGCTACACACTGGCTTCCACGCCGGTATTCTGGATCGCGCTGTTACTGCTCATGGTATTCGGTGTATGGCTTGGCTGGCTGCCCATAGGGCTTGGTGTACCTGCGGGTATGTCGACAGATCAAGTGTCATGGAGCGATCGGGTCATACACATGATACTGCCTGCGCTTACATTGAGTATGACAGGTGTAGCCGCTATCGCCTTGCATACCCGGCAGAAGCTGGTGGATGTGCTGGACTCGGATTATATTCTATTTGCAAGGGCGCGAGGTGAGCAAGGTGTTCAACTATTTCGTCGTCATGGGTTCAGGCATGTGGTACTGCCAGCGTTGACGCTGCAATTTGCATCATTTAGTGAATTGTTCGGTGGAGCTGTGCTCGCAGAGCAAGTATTTTCCTATCCCGGATTGGGTCAAGCAACAGTCCAGGCGGGATTGCGCGGTGACGTGCCGCTGCTGCTGGGACTTGTGCTGTGCAGTGCGGTATTTGTGTTTACAGGAAATCTGATTGCCGACATTCTTTATCGGCTCATTGATCCGCGCATGAAGGAGGAGACGATAGGATGA
- a CDS encoding ABC transporter permease, whose protein sequence is MKQTMERPSPSAPQTEQQLKVNSANREAVNKRNWRSVHPRTHGVKGHSGGSNPRFRNPRKWALIWGSLGVIWIAIVWLTGRLLPAESTLTSLMDRNLAPTWEHPFGTDWLGRDMFMRTLKGLATSIQVGLLAACGGGFIALLMGLAAASGKRADRVISWIIDLFLSVPHLVSLVMLAFVFGGGLPGVALAIALTHWPNLARIVRAEMIQLRSAEYIHISRRLGHSRIRIAVQHMLPHLIPQLFVGVLLIFPHAILHEAAITFLGLGLSPQQPAIGIILSESMRYLSAGMWWLAFFPGLALLLVVRAFDVLGGSLKTLTGTGNSREGV, encoded by the coding sequence ATGAAACAGACAATGGAACGTCCCTCCCCATCTGCACCCCAGACTGAACAGCAATTGAAAGTAAACTCTGCCAATAGGGAGGCAGTGAACAAGAGAAATTGGAGGTCAGTACATCCGCGGACTCACGGTGTAAAAGGTCATTCAGGTGGCAGTAATCCTCGTTTCCGCAATCCACGTAAATGGGCGCTTATCTGGGGCAGTCTGGGCGTAATTTGGATTGCCATCGTGTGGCTTACAGGCAGACTGCTTCCTGCTGAATCGACGCTGACCTCATTAATGGATCGGAATCTGGCTCCGACCTGGGAACATCCTTTCGGTACGGATTGGCTGGGACGAGATATGTTTATGCGCACATTAAAAGGATTGGCAACAAGTATTCAAGTAGGATTACTCGCGGCTTGCGGCGGCGGGTTTATTGCGCTTTTGATGGGTCTTGCTGCTGCTTCAGGAAAGAGGGCAGACCGAGTCATCTCATGGATTATTGATCTTTTCCTGAGCGTACCGCACCTGGTATCGCTGGTGATGTTGGCTTTTGTATTCGGTGGGGGTTTGCCAGGAGTAGCGTTAGCCATTGCCCTGACCCATTGGCCGAATCTGGCCCGGATTGTAAGGGCAGAGATGATTCAGCTGAGATCAGCAGAATATATTCACATCTCACGCAGATTGGGTCATTCGCGAATTCGTATTGCGGTGCAGCACATGCTGCCTCATTTGATTCCACAGCTATTCGTGGGAGTGCTGCTGATCTTCCCTCATGCCATTCTGCATGAGGCAGCGATCACGTTTCTGGGGCTGGGGCTGTCTCCGCAGCAGCCAGCGATTGGAATTATTTTGTCAGAGTCGATGAGATATTTGTCTGCAGGTATGTGGTGGCTGGCTTTTTTCCCAGGACTCGCATTGTTGTTGGTTGTTCGTGCGTTTGATGTGTTGGGCGGTAGTCTGAAGACATTAACAGGAACCGGCAACTCAAGGGAGGGGGTGTAG
- a CDS encoding ABC transporter ATP-binding protein: protein MALLEVEGVSVSFRRARGWFGYEETHVIQDLNLSVNEGEIVAVVGASGSGKSVLAQAIMGILPANAMIEGWISYAGEPLTKDRQFHLRGDELVYIPQSVSYLDPLLKVGKQVQPVSRSSERKHRSATRTGPRTVMQKAEQELTGRYGLPHGTSGKYPFELSGGMARRVLMATATSGEPKLIIADEPTPGIHPEVLAETMKHFRQLANEGVGILWITHDITTALTAADRICVFYAGSNVETAQACDFTEKGERLRHPYTKALWNALPKNEFQPLSGTQPAAGQQQVEGCSFAPRCIGATMACTNQRPELRKVRGGEVRCIHAT, encoded by the coding sequence ATGGCGCTTCTTGAAGTGGAGGGAGTATCGGTGTCATTTCGGCGTGCTCGGGGATGGTTTGGGTACGAGGAGACCCACGTTATTCAGGATCTGAATCTGTCTGTTAATGAAGGGGAGATTGTGGCTGTCGTAGGGGCAAGTGGATCTGGCAAAAGTGTGCTGGCGCAGGCAATCATGGGCATTCTTCCTGCCAATGCGATGATAGAAGGCTGGATTAGCTATGCAGGCGAGCCCCTGACCAAGGATCGGCAGTTTCATCTGCGTGGAGATGAACTGGTGTATATTCCGCAATCGGTCAGTTATTTGGACCCGTTGTTGAAAGTAGGCAAACAGGTTCAACCAGTAAGCCGTAGTTCTGAGCGTAAGCATCGGTCTGCGACCCGAACCGGACCCCGAACTGTGATGCAAAAAGCAGAGCAGGAACTGACGGGACGCTATGGATTACCACATGGCACGTCGGGCAAATATCCGTTTGAGCTGTCAGGTGGTATGGCTCGGCGCGTGCTGATGGCAACGGCTACCTCCGGTGAGCCAAAACTCATTATTGCAGATGAGCCAACGCCTGGCATTCATCCTGAAGTGCTGGCTGAGACGATGAAGCACTTTCGCCAATTGGCCAATGAAGGGGTTGGCATCCTTTGGATTACCCATGATATTACGACTGCCTTGACGGCAGCAGACCGCATATGTGTATTTTACGCAGGTTCCAATGTAGAAACGGCACAGGCTTGTGATTTTACAGAAAAGGGTGAAAGGTTACGACATCCATACACAAAGGCGCTTTGGAATGCATTGCCGAAAAATGAATTTCAACCCCTGTCCGGTACCCAGCCCGCAGCCGGCCAGCAACAGGTGGAAGGATGCTCATTTGCGCCGCGCTGCATCGGAGCGACTATGGCTTGCACGAATCAACGTCCTGAACTGCGTAAGGTCCGCGGCGGGGAAGTGAGGTGTATTCATGCCACTTGA
- a CDS encoding ABC transporter ATP-binding protein, which translates to MPLEARETSYRYGKGVWVFQNISMEVQQGEVVGLWGPSGCGKTSLGRILAGYVEPKKGQVLLDGQPLPKAGACPVQLVFQHPEKAVNPRWRMRRVLKEAMIEDQELLDDLGIQMNWLDRRPGELSGGELQRFCVARALGTATRYVIADEMTTMLDAITQAQIWHTVMSIARQRNLGLLIISHDQELLDRLCDRIVQMPHS; encoded by the coding sequence ATGCCACTTGAGGCTAGAGAGACAAGTTATCGTTATGGCAAAGGCGTTTGGGTATTTCAGAATATAAGTATGGAAGTACAGCAGGGGGAAGTCGTTGGCTTGTGGGGTCCCAGTGGATGTGGCAAAACAAGTCTTGGACGTATCCTTGCGGGATATGTGGAACCGAAAAAAGGTCAGGTGCTGCTGGATGGACAGCCTCTTCCCAAAGCGGGAGCCTGTCCCGTTCAACTTGTATTCCAGCATCCGGAGAAAGCGGTCAATCCACGCTGGCGGATGCGCCGTGTCTTGAAGGAAGCTATGATCGAGGATCAGGAGCTGCTCGATGACTTGGGTATCCAGATGAATTGGCTGGATCGAAGGCCCGGTGAGTTGTCAGGCGGAGAATTACAGCGATTCTGCGTTGCACGTGCACTCGGCACAGCAACTCGTTACGTGATCGCTGATGAGATGACCACCATGCTGGATGCGATCACACAGGCACAGATCTGGCATACCGTGATGAGTATCGCGCGTCAGCGCAATCTGGGACTGCTGATCATCAGCCATGATCAGGAGTTGCTGGACAGGTTATGCGATCGGATTGTGCAGATGCCACACTCATAG
- a CDS encoding MalY/PatB family protein → MSKNNNHTFDEPISRLSTGSEKWDALEEIFGVADALPMWVADMDFAAPPSVIQALKTRMEHGIFGYTVRTDAYHAALSGWMERRHNWSINDEWVVFTPGIVPALSIAVQRFTEPGDAVVIQTPVYAPFYEVVRGQGRELMTNPLVENDGHYAMDLEHLEDCMKTGRVKMLILCSPHNPVGRVWTRDELQSLAALCVQYNVLIVSDEIHADLVHERGTHTPLAEISEAVADLSIICTAPSKTFNIPGLCTSNIIIPNAKLRESFMQGVKTMGLANISTLGAVAAEAAYNGGEQWLDDCLAYIRRNMEYVQQYAAEHMPQIGIRLPEATYLLWMDFRKLDIPHAQLCTLLLKEAGLAFNDGSGFGAEGTGFMRMNVACPRSTVEEAMRRLSMLVGRLSTK, encoded by the coding sequence ATGAGCAAGAACAATAATCATACATTTGACGAGCCGATTAGCCGGCTCTCCACGGGATCAGAGAAATGGGATGCGCTTGAAGAGATTTTTGGCGTCGCAGATGCGCTCCCCATGTGGGTTGCTGATATGGATTTCGCAGCTCCACCATCGGTCATTCAGGCGTTGAAGACTCGAATGGAGCATGGGATTTTTGGCTATACAGTGCGAACAGATGCGTATCATGCAGCGCTATCGGGATGGATGGAGCGACGTCACAACTGGAGTATTAACGATGAATGGGTTGTATTCACCCCAGGTATTGTGCCTGCACTCAGCATTGCCGTACAACGGTTCACCGAACCGGGAGATGCAGTAGTAATTCAGACGCCGGTATACGCCCCCTTCTATGAAGTGGTGCGCGGGCAGGGCAGAGAACTGATGACCAATCCGCTGGTGGAGAACGATGGACATTACGCTATGGATTTGGAGCATCTGGAAGACTGCATGAAGACCGGTCGCGTCAAAATGTTAATCCTGTGCAGTCCTCACAACCCGGTTGGACGGGTATGGACTCGCGATGAGCTTCAAAGCCTTGCTGCACTCTGCGTGCAATACAATGTACTCATCGTATCAGATGAAATACATGCCGATTTGGTCCATGAGCGCGGAACACATACACCGCTTGCTGAGATTTCTGAAGCTGTCGCCGATCTCAGCATCATCTGTACAGCACCAAGCAAAACGTTCAACATACCAGGTCTCTGCACCTCCAATATCATTATCCCAAATGCCAAGCTGCGAGAATCATTCATGCAGGGCGTGAAAACGATGGGGCTTGCGAACATCAGCACGTTGGGAGCTGTCGCTGCTGAAGCAGCCTATAACGGTGGTGAACAATGGCTCGATGACTGTCTTGCCTATATCCGTAGAAATATGGAATACGTTCAGCAGTATGCTGCAGAGCATATGCCGCAAATCGGAATCAGGCTTCCGGAAGCCACTTATCTACTGTGGATGGATTTTCGGAAGCTGGATATTCCTCATGCACAACTGTGTACTCTGCTGCTCAAGGAAGCGGGACTTGCCTTCAATGATGGAAGCGGCTTCGGAGCGGAAGGTACAGGATTCATGCGCATGAATGTCGCCTGCCCACGATCTACCGTAGAAGAAGCCATGCGCAGATTGTCTATGCTGGTGGGCAGGCTGTCGACAAAGTAA
- a CDS encoding alpha/beta hydrolase family protein, whose protein sequence is MKSLRGITSEDLFQITWVNDPTPSPQNGQLVYVSRKTNQARDGYSSHLRLLNLENQKDRPFTSGDKDHAPAWSPDGSQLAFLREHEGKTQVWLIASDGGEAQQISHLKHGVSSLLWSPDGLTLLVKSSVDLSEKDENETEDTDKKLLQELVVDRIRMKSDSGGLWNGRRTHLFRVPIEGGEAIPVTTGHYDVGDYAWSPDGESIAWIAQLPGKGEEHNDYTLTNHVYLSKADGSDVQQLTPEGYSFGRLTYAPDGQSLALLASDRSYGNATLVKLYTLPIAGGKPTCISKDWDVQMNHSIVGDMRSHLTNTGPVFSRDGLSILCLATIEGSVRIARFARDGSNAEYILPNEKEFYQFAELENGQIVAAVADVLNPGDLFLYTQPEEAGVEPIQLTHSNPQLEEEIQLSTPETFWFDSSDGLRLQGWILKPAGMVEDVKVPTILEIHGGPHMMYGFTFMHEFQILAAQGYAVVYINPRGGLGYGQQFVNACRGDYGGGDYRDLMEAMDYALSQYSFIDESRLGVTGGSYGGFMTNWIVGHTNRFKAAVTQRSISNWLSFYGVSDIGFFFTEDQIGGNAWDDTEKLWKHSPLAYVGNVSTPLLILHGEQDLRCPIEQAEQLYVALKRRRQTTRFVRFPGANHELSRGGHPHLRVRRLEHIAGWFNEHL, encoded by the coding sequence ATGAAGAGTCTGCGCGGCATAACATCGGAAGATCTTTTTCAGATTACATGGGTTAACGATCCAACTCCGTCTCCTCAAAACGGACAATTGGTATATGTAAGCCGGAAAACAAATCAGGCACGGGACGGTTATTCTTCTCACCTGAGACTCCTTAATCTGGAGAACCAGAAGGACAGACCTTTCACATCCGGGGATAAGGATCACGCTCCTGCTTGGTCACCGGATGGTTCACAGCTTGCTTTTTTACGAGAGCATGAAGGCAAAACTCAAGTGTGGCTGATCGCCTCAGATGGTGGAGAAGCACAGCAAATCAGTCATTTGAAACATGGTGTCAGCTCCCTCCTCTGGTCACCGGATGGGCTCACTTTGCTTGTTAAATCATCTGTGGACTTAAGCGAAAAAGACGAAAATGAAACGGAAGACACAGATAAAAAACTGCTGCAAGAACTTGTCGTGGATCGAATTCGAATGAAATCTGACAGCGGTGGACTTTGGAACGGTAGACGAACCCATCTTTTCCGTGTTCCAATCGAAGGCGGAGAGGCGATCCCTGTAACTACAGGCCATTATGACGTTGGGGACTATGCGTGGTCACCGGATGGAGAGTCCATTGCCTGGATTGCTCAGTTGCCGGGAAAAGGCGAGGAGCATAACGATTACACCCTGACGAACCATGTGTATCTCTCCAAGGCTGATGGATCTGACGTGCAGCAGCTGACCCCGGAAGGATACTCCTTCGGCCGGCTGACGTATGCACCTGATGGACAATCCCTTGCACTGCTTGCCAGTGATCGTTCTTATGGAAATGCCACACTTGTCAAACTCTACACTCTTCCGATCGCGGGTGGCAAACCCACATGTATTAGCAAGGATTGGGATGTGCAGATGAATCACAGCATCGTTGGAGATATGCGTTCGCACCTGACGAATACGGGTCCTGTATTCAGTCGTGATGGTTTGTCCATCCTCTGTCTTGCCACGATTGAAGGCAGCGTCCGGATTGCCCGCTTTGCACGGGACGGCAGTAATGCCGAATATATTTTGCCAAACGAGAAAGAATTCTATCAGTTTGCTGAGCTGGAAAATGGACAGATCGTGGCAGCCGTAGCAGATGTACTCAATCCTGGCGATCTTTTTCTATATACTCAGCCTGAAGAGGCAGGAGTCGAGCCAATCCAATTGACCCATAGCAATCCCCAACTGGAAGAAGAGATTCAGCTTAGCACACCCGAGACCTTCTGGTTCGATTCCTCTGACGGCCTGCGACTGCAAGGATGGATATTGAAACCGGCAGGCATGGTGGAAGATGTCAAAGTCCCAACGATCCTTGAAATTCATGGTGGCCCACACATGATGTATGGGTTTACGTTTATGCATGAGTTTCAGATCCTCGCAGCACAAGGATACGCTGTTGTATATATCAACCCGCGAGGTGGGCTCGGATACGGGCAGCAATTTGTGAATGCCTGCCGGGGTGATTATGGCGGTGGAGATTACCGTGATCTGATGGAAGCGATGGATTACGCGTTGTCCCAATATTCGTTTATCGACGAATCCCGTCTTGGTGTCACTGGCGGCAGCTATGGCGGCTTCATGACCAACTGGATCGTTGGACATACCAACCGTTTCAAGGCAGCCGTCACTCAGCGTTCCATCTCGAACTGGCTCTCGTTCTACGGGGTCAGTGATATTGGATTCTTTTTCACGGAGGACCAGATCGGCGGTAATGCATGGGATGACACTGAGAAGTTATGGAAACACTCTCCGCTGGCCTACGTGGGTAACGTCAGCACGCCACTGCTGATTTTACATGGTGAGCAGGATCTGCGTTGTCCGATTGAACAGGCTGAACAACTATATGTTGCCTTGAAGCGGCGCAGACAAACCACTCGGTTCGTTCGTTTCCCGGGAGCCAATCACGAGCTGTCTCGTGGAGGTCACCCGCACTTAAGGGTACGTCGTCTGGAGCATATTGCCGGATGGTTCAATGAGCACTTGTAA
- a CDS encoding STM3941 family protein, whose translation MSTPYEQQHVEYPSRKRMVWLTVGAALFVAAGFFLMFDDSSAKESVISSVIGLLSILFFGLCLCYSLVKMIKKEPSFVLDDHGFVDSSSYTSGGFIAWKDVENIFMYEFMGQKMIGIKLWDEKAFLDRQNGMKRKLMTVNSSMVDATVSIVQNSLTLPLDQLYYMMIERWERSNEGYSPDLPHNE comes from the coding sequence ATGTCCACACCCTATGAACAACAGCACGTGGAATACCCGAGTCGGAAACGCATGGTATGGCTTACCGTGGGGGCGGCACTTTTTGTAGCAGCCGGATTTTTTCTGATGTTTGATGATTCTTCAGCCAAGGAGTCTGTCATTTCTTCCGTTATAGGCTTGTTATCCATTTTGTTTTTTGGGCTTTGTCTCTGCTACAGCCTGGTGAAGATGATTAAGAAGGAACCTTCCTTTGTTCTTGATGACCATGGGTTTGTGGATTCATCGTCTTACACATCGGGAGGGTTCATTGCCTGGAAAGATGTTGAGAATATTTTTATGTATGAATTCATGGGACAGAAGATGATTGGGATTAAACTGTGGGATGAAAAGGCATTTCTGGATCGCCAGAATGGGATGAAACGCAAATTAATGACGGTAAACAGCAGCATGGTCGATGCAACGGTAAGTATTGTCCAGAACAGCCTCACGTTACCATTGGATCAGCTGTATTACATGATGATTGAACGTTGGGAACGATCGAATGAAGGCTATAGCCCGGATCTGCCCCATAATGAATAG
- a CDS encoding aldo/keto reductase, giving the protein MKQGNQARTVQLPDGTILPAIGQGTWYMGEQQSRRREEVEALRYGIERGMTVIDTAEMYAEGGAEEVTGEAIADCRDDVFLVSKVYPHHADRKQMMTACERSLSRLGTDRLDLYLLHWRGGVPLEETVEALEQLKQSGKILRWGVSNLDTEDMLELWNISDGQHCAVNQVLYHAASRGIEYELLPWLRERRIPVMAYCPLAQGGRLRKELLEHSVIREIARERELSPSQIALSWVIRGGDILAIPKAVQLNHVAENAAAMDVILTEDEVVRLNEAFSAPKRKMPLDIV; this is encoded by the coding sequence ATGAAACAAGGAAATCAAGCTCGCACGGTCCAGTTACCCGATGGGACGATACTGCCTGCAATTGGACAGGGAACATGGTACATGGGTGAGCAGCAATCCAGACGGAGAGAAGAAGTTGAGGCATTGCGGTATGGAATTGAGCGCGGAATGACAGTGATTGATACGGCCGAGATGTATGCTGAAGGTGGGGCAGAAGAGGTCACGGGTGAGGCGATAGCAGACTGTCGTGATGATGTATTTCTGGTATCCAAAGTGTATCCTCATCATGCGGATCGGAAGCAGATGATGACCGCTTGTGAGCGCAGTCTTTCTCGTCTGGGTACAGATCGCCTGGATCTATACTTGCTGCACTGGCGTGGAGGGGTGCCGCTGGAAGAGACGGTCGAAGCTCTGGAACAGTTGAAACAATCAGGCAAGATTCTGCGCTGGGGTGTCTCGAATCTAGATACAGAGGACATGCTGGAGCTATGGAACATTTCAGATGGTCAGCATTGTGCGGTGAATCAGGTGCTATATCATGCAGCTTCTCGTGGTATTGAATACGAGCTTCTTCCCTGGTTGAGGGAACGCCGTATTCCCGTGATGGCATATTGTCCGCTGGCCCAAGGTGGCAGGCTTCGTAAAGAACTGCTGGAGCATTCAGTCATCCGTGAGATTGCCAGGGAGCGAGAACTCAGTCCCTCCCAAATTGCGTTATCTTGGGTGATCAGGGGTGGAGACATACTGGCGATTCCGAAAGCAGTACAGTTGAATCATGTTGCCGAAAATGCTGCAGCGATGGACGTTATTTTGACGGAAGATGAAGTTGTTCGGTTGAATGAGGCATTCTCGGCACCTAAGAGAAAGATGCCTTTGGATATTGTATAG